CGATTCGCGGGCACTTGTCTGTTGCGCGCAAGTTGTTGCGCGGCGCAATCAGTCGATTTATTCCTGGGTATTCCGAGGACCCGCTGCCGAGTTCCAAAGACGTCAAGGGAAGCGCATACCGTCTAGCGCTGCCCACTATTCCAGCGCAAATCCAGCGCTGAGACATACGTCACCCCAGCGCTCGGTTGCTCTACTCCTGCAAGTTGACCTTGCAGGAGTTTTTTTGTGGCAACTGACTCTCAAGCGATTTTTGAGCGTGTTCCATCGGTCGAAGCAATTCGCCGGCGGCTTGACGCTAACCTTTCTGAACGTGCAGCACTTCGCAAGCTGTTGAACCTGGCTCGGGCTGCGCAAGAAGCCCGGCAGAAGCAGGAGGCAGCGAAGTGACCGACGATCGCCTCGACCGCATTGAAGACGCGTTGGCGAAGTTGCTTGAACGAGCAACGGCGATGCCCGTGCGTTTTTTCACTGTCGACGGCGCGGCAGGCTATTGCAATCTCTCGACGAAATCAATCCGACGTCTG
The DNA window shown above is from Planctomycetia bacterium and carries:
- a CDS encoding helix-turn-helix domain-containing protein, producing MTDDRLDRIEDALAKLLERATAMPVRFFTVDGAAGYCNLSTKSIRRLIARGELTPYRPCKGRLLVDRAQLDAVVLSANKPVRCGRGIR